From Plasmodium brasilianum strain Bolivian I chromosome 7, whole genome shotgun sequence, the proteins below share one genomic window:
- a CDS encoding hypothetical protein (conserved Plasmodium protein): MSKFQKKKKKREKAEAEELNVNSGKINNKGAKRIMHTAQSELHTYSNFSRSNNMGIRLEEMIKDKAHHDIENLLNNFFVAHIPVSFEIVRLKRKKRYKEALRQLQRNKYILINECFFVLSNLISAILKGILKIENVKKVRRYYFIYVWFIPFFISRRNERVIKELEKENICSKTNDNSHTEANEKDREVAPYRRKRNTPFYGVYLSEWIIAGLNKIMHSMILEDDHISIENWAFILDLMKFIYVDKNILRKYFLKNSSLSDTYEDNDSSKERSDKGVSSDKGVSSDKGVSSDKGVSSDKGISSDKGISSDKGISSDKGISSDRGISSDRGVCDKKLKHDEKDSKNAIVVHDNFHKTMEKYYEDVSKVTKAYFVFPHLLFKCITKGLKKDDEKRKLQIYNYIIPHELNDKNFYKNAVEECIFSWLNIKEGRVNYEKIVYFTKKIINIDLRDYFCQTLLYVLLTSENHVECSKKEKLDSKMRQLITLNNRVTSDYDITSNEAHTTCLNENFFNKEKAKTDALCNINYVIENIFYYLHLYCSETHEGKTLLSCLMKNICPFIKFFEEKEKISLCLYNEHVNYMLIVLININFLYGWNFFFLEKFFNVFSKSCLPLSFAISLVEVVSQLFSRKSFHSILFKNFKWKKKKIIDSIEVMNEKRSYAEALEDMERSEGVVGESEKAANTLDECGIEVVAINFLREMLFHTLDQFTNDIQENEKQIFISIILSKLLYIFSVHIRKINKKIAQNLYIFDILSERELYIYKMNRYNVKIFESVTYIIHCLFNCNDELSLYCGQVIAHYFKHYVDNQSLKKEEEKISFEGKKKVKNKINTSDRSENSTDDEKYLFPNLEQPIQCLPKKIRHFKVIKQNHFSYLQDLLRMNNVMRRCKIKGNYFKKSINILPMVVGPGNSYRNELVEKNHILSEYFTTMYKRGEGTDDEELEENELSPCRSEDQTKESIGEANGGDNGSNGSDEEAKASYDRTRNKGPGSTSLKKYRTKEKRKRNENDMMIKNAKYVIDNELYDLEEKEFLVQLEQENEFYLNIESNRYMYVDPSEDLFECLERLKNRASYIERNIDEKNYDILKLNEKKESYEEENFRICQVVVLLPRLIKQGDILSYIGVELFEILLSLNNNSCMINKDKISFIAIKLFDMVLLSINIPVQISNFVFKNIYSNMYSSDQKMLMLLALQLSALFLSNSFRMHSIFECVQNFARNLGTSTSMMKNRKILQHQVQVDAEDQVKERDKSKEDANDQYNDKSNGEGEYNFLNFSENCYNLFDDFTKKINNYASNDDGDTTISLRGLYEDNNKREENACQEMKQNCSTTNFSDDEGGNSCYYTKHENSSFSSEKQYEVEKIKKNYKMVKKGITNTKNLQSRNYNYTNKKKAQIFLNLCSNFFSDVYAKLFCLTIKKEMTNIDYDEYRLRKYYSNDSSLTLFLISSYTLFFNCSCNSYLQVDDILNDGFSIGNFFIRNKNFLVRRASFKLVFHMIHLILKKKKFYILKNENYMNVINYLSNNVEMEHDALSLRYINHVLGVHETLMVGTEY, from the coding sequence ATGAgtaaatttcaaaaaaaaaaaaaaaaaagagagaaagCGGAAGCGGAAGAGTTAAACGTGAACAgtggaaaaataaacaataaaggAGCAAAGCGCATAATGCATACTGCACAGAGCGAACTGCATACTTATAGCAATTTTAGTAGGAGCAACAACATGGGCATACGCTTAGAAGAAATGATAAAGGATAAGGCCCACCATGATATAGAAAATTtgttgaataattttttcgtaGCTCATATTCCTGTGAGCTTTGAAATAGTAAgactaaaaagaaaaaaaagatataaggAAGCATTAAGACAGCTGCAGAGGAACAAGTAcatattaattaatgaatGTTTCTTTGTTTTATCTAATCTTATTTCTGCTATATTGAAgggaattttaaaaattgaaaatgtaaaaaaagtaagGAGGTACtactttatatatgtgtggtTCATACCCTTTTTCATAAGTAGACGAAATGAAAGAGTGATAAAGGAATTAGAGAAAGAGAACATTTGCTCTAAAACGAATGATAATAGCCACACTGAAGCAAATGAGAAAGATAGAGAAGTTGCTCCGTATAGAAGGAAAAGAAACACCCCCTTTTATGGAGTATACTTGAGCGAATGGATTATAGCAGGACTTAACAAAATTATGCATTCAATGATTTTAGAGGATGATCATATATCTATTGAAAATTGGGCTTTTATTCTTGACTTGATGAAGTTCATATACGTagataaaaacattttaaggaaatattttctaaaaaacaGCTCATTGAGCGATACGTATGAGGACAATGACTCTTCAAAAGAGCGGAGTGATAAAGGGGTAAGTAGTGATAAAGGGGTAAGTAGTGATAAAGGGGTAAGTAGTGATAAAGGGGTAAGTAGTGATAAAGGGATAAGTAGTGATAAAGGGATAAGTAGTGATAAAGGGATAAGTAGTGATAAAGGGATAAGTAGTGATAGAGGGATAAGTAGTGATAGAGGGGTATGTGATAAAAAGCTAAAACATGATGAGAAGGATAGTAAGAATGCTATTGTAGTACATGACAATTTTCACAAAACaatggaaaaatattatgaagatGTTAGTAAAGTAACGAAAgcttattttgttttcccGCATTTACTATTTAAGTGCATAACGAAAGGATTAAAAAAAGACgacgaaaaaagaaaattacaaatttataattacataatacCACATGAATTAAATGACAagaatttttacaaaaacgCCGTTGAGGAGTGCATCTTTAGTtggttaaatataaaagaaggTCGagtaaattatgaaaaaattgtttattttacgaaaaaaattataaatatagacCTACGGGATTATTTTTGCCAAACATTGCTCTATGTACTTTTGACGAGTGAAAATCATGTGGAGTGTTCGAAGAAGGAGAAGTTAGATAGCAAAATGAGGCAATTAATAACATTGAATAATAGGGTCACATCGGACTACGACATCACATCGAACGAAGCTCATACCACTTGCTTGAACGAAAATTTCTTTAACAaggaaaaagcaaaaacagATGCACTGTGCAACATAAATTACGTTAttgaaaacatattttattatctgCACTTGTATTGTAGTGAGACACATGAAGGAAAAACACTTCTATCatgtttaatgaaaaatatatgtccttttataaaattttttgaagaaaaGGAGAAGATATCCTTATGCCTATATAATGAACATgttaattatatgttaattgttcttattaatattaattttttatatggatggaattttttttttttggaaaaattttttaatgtgttTTCAAAGAGCTGTTTACCACTCTCTTTTGCCATTTCTCTAGTTGAGGTAGTGAGCCAATTGTTTAGTCGAAAATCGTTTCActctattttgtttaaaaattttaaatggaaaaagaagaaaataattgaTTCTATTGAAGTgatgaatgaaaaaagaagctACGCAGAGGCACTTGAGGATATGGAGAGGAGTGAAGGGGTAGTAGGTGAAAGTGAAAAAGCTGCAAACACGCTAGACGAATGCGGAATAGAAGTAGTGgccataaattttttacgaGAAATGCTTTTTCATACATTAGATCAATTCACAAATGATATacaagaaaatgaaaaacaaatctttatttctattatattgAGTAAActattgtacatatttagTGTACacattagaaaaataaataaaaagatagcACAAAACTTGTACATATTTGACATTTTGTCAGAGAgggaattatatatatataaaatgaataggTATAATGTAAAGATATTCGAGAGcgttacatatattatacactGTTTGTTTAACTGTAATGATGAGCTGTCTTTATACTGTGGACAAGTTATAGCTCACTATTTTAAGCATTACGTTGACAATCAGTCacttaaaaaagaagaagaaaaaattagttttgaaggaaaaaaaaaagttaaaaataaaattaacacaTCTGACCGTTCTGAAAACAGTACTGATGATGAAAAGTACCTATTCCCAAATTTGGAACAGCCAATACAATGCTTACCCAAGAAAATTAGACACTTTAAGGTTATTAAACAGaatcatttttcatatttacaaGATTTACTTCGAATGAACAATGTAATGAGGAGATGTAAAATTAAgggaaattattttaaaaaaagtataaatattttgccAATGGTTGTTGGTCCAGGGAACTCGTACAGGAATGAATTAGTAGAAAAGAACCATATTTTGAGCGAATATTTTACGACAATGTATAAAAGGGGAGAGGGGACAGACGATGAGGAACTAGAGGAAAATGAATTATCACCTTGTCGGTCTGAAGATCAGACGAAAGAGAGCATTGGGGAAGCAAATGGAGGTGATAATGGATCAAATGGAAGCGATGAGGAAGCAAAAGCAAGCTACGATAGAACACGAAATAAGGGCCCGGGTAGCACATCTCTGAAAAAATACCgcacaaaagaaaaaaggaaaagaaatgaaaacgATATGATGATAAAGAATGCAAAATATGTTATAGACAATGAACTATACGATttggaagaaaaagaatttttagtTCAATTAGAACaagaaaatgaattttatttaaatatagaaaGTAACAGGTACATGTATGTAGACCCGTCAGAAGATTTATTTGAATGCTTAGAGAGACTAAAAAATAGAGCTAGTTATATTGAAAGAAACATAGATGAAAAGAATTAtgacattttaaaattaaatgaaaagaaagaaagctatgaagaagaaaattttcGAATATGTCAAGTGGTAGTATTATTACCAAGGTTAATTAAGCAAGGAGATATATTATCGTACATTGGTGTAGAATTATTTGAAATTCTtttatcattaaataataatagttgtatgataaataaagacaaaatttcttttatagcAATCAAATTATTTGATATGGTTTTATTAAGTATTAATATACCAGTACAGATAagcaattttgtttttaaaaatatttactcaAATATGTATTCCAGCGACCAAAAAATGCTTATGTTATTGGCGCTTCAGCTATCCGCCCTTTTCCTATCAAACAGTTTCAGAATGCACTCGATATTTGAATGTGTGCAAAATTTTGCTAGAAATTTGGGGACATCTACTAGCATGatgaaaaatagaaagaTCCTGCAACACCAAGTACAAGTAGACGCAGAGGATCAAGTGAAGGAAAGGGACAAATCAAAAGAAGACGCAAATGATCAATACAATGACAAATCGAATGGTGAAGGGGaatacaattttttgaatttctCAGAAAACTGTTACAACTTATTTGAtgattttacaaaaaaaataaataattacgCAAGTAATGATGATGGTGATACGACCATATCACTCCGTGGTCTTTATGaggataataataaaagggaAGAAAATGCATGTCAAGAAATGAAACAAAACTGTTCAACTACAAATTTTTCGGATGACGAAGGAGGTAATTCATGTTATTATACTAAACATGAGAATAGCTCCTTTTCATCGGAAAAACAGTATGAAGTtgagaaaataaagaaaaattataaaatggtaaaaaaaggTATTACTAATACGAAAAACTTGCAGTCTAGGAATTACAATTAtactaataaaaagaaagcacaaattttcttaaatttgtGCAGTAACTTCTTTAGTGATGTATACGCAAAATTGTTCTGTCTtaccataaaaaaggaaatgacAAATATAGATTATGATGAATACAGATTAAGAAAATACTATTCAAATGACTCCTCgttaactttatttttaatttcatccTACACTTTGTTTTTCAATTGTTCATGTAATTCGTATTTACAAGTAGACGATATCTTGAATGATGGGTTTTCCATAGGAAACTTTTTcattagaaataaaaattttcttgtACGAAGAGCTAGTTTCAAATTAGTATTTCATAtgattcatttaattttaaaaaaaaaaaagttctatattttgaaaaatgaaaattacatgaatgtaataaattatttatcaaACAATGTAGAAATGGAACATGATGCTCTGTCCTTGCGGTACATAAACCACGTGCTGGGTGTTCATGAAACGCTGATGGTAGGAACGGAGTACTAA